In the Bacteroidota bacterium genome, CTCCTACAAACGCAGAAGCTTCCACTTAAATCATTGGTAAAATTAATGGAACACAAAAAGGAAAAACAAAGCATTTTAGTGATACAACACTTGCTCGATTCAGGAATACTTCTTACTGAAAACGAAGTCTATTTTTTAGCCGATAAAAAATAAATAAATCAATTGTGGCTATTGTAAATCAAGTAAAATAGAGATGCTTTGTAGTAGGTCTGAAATTTCAACCGGTTTAGTAAGAAAGTCTGAATTTCCTGTAGCTTTTGCACGAACCCGCGCTCTAGGATCTGAATTGCCCGTTAAATAAATAACCGGAACCTGCGAAAATTTACGAATTTCATGCATAGTTTCAATGCCATCCAGCACTCCAACAATTTTTATATCCATTAAAATAATTTGAGGAGGCTGTTGCTTTAAGAAGCTTATTGCTGCAGGACCATTATCAAGAATTGACACCTCAAAAAGACCGGTTTTTTCGAGCATTTTTTTTGTAGAAAGTGCAATGATAGCTTCGTCTTCAACGAGTAGTACTTTTTTCATCTTTTACACTTCAAAAGTTAATT is a window encoding:
- a CDS encoding response regulator; the protein is MKKVLLVEDEAIIALSTKKMLEKTGLFEVSILDNGPAAISFLKQQPPQIILMDIKIVGVLDGIETMHEIRKFSQVPVIYLTGNSDPRARVRAKATGNSDFLTKPVEISDLLQSISILLDLQ